A DNA window from Callospermophilus lateralis isolate mCalLat2 chromosome X, mCalLat2.hap1, whole genome shotgun sequence contains the following coding sequences:
- the Itgb1bp2 gene encoding integrin beta-1-binding protein 2, producing the protein MSLLCHNKGCGQQFDPNTNLSDSCRYHPGVPIFHDALKGWSCCRKRTVDFSEFLNIKGCTMGPHCAEKLPEAPQPEGPATSSLQEQRPLNAIPKSEETLLRERPKSELPPKLLPLNVSQALEIALEQKELDQEPGAGLDSSLIRTGSSCQNPGCDAVYQGPESDATPCTYHPGAPRFHEGMKSWSCCGIQTLDFGAFLAQPGCRVGRHDWGKQLPASCRHDWHQTDSLVVVTVYGQIPLPAFNWVKASQTELHIHIVFDGNRVFQAQMKLWGVINVEQSSVSLMPSRVEISLVKADPGSWAQLEHPDALAEKARAGVVLEMDEEESEDSDDDLSWTEEEEEEAMGE; encoded by the exons ATGTCTCTGCTCTGCCATAACAAAGGCTGTGGGCAACAGTTTGACCCCAATACCAACCTCTCTG ATTCCTGTCGCTATCACCCTGGGGTCCCAATCTTCCATGATGCACTAAAG GGATGGTCCTGTTGCCGAAAGCGAACTGTAGATTTCTCAGAGTTTTTAAACATCAAG GGCTGTACTATGGGACCGCATTGTGCTGAGAAGCTTCCTGAGGCCCCTCAGCCTGAGGGCCCTGCTACAAGTTCACTTCAGGAACAAAGACCTCTGAATGCAATTCCAAAGTCAGAAGAGACCTTGCTCAGAGAGAGGCCCAA GTCAGAGTTGCCTCCAAAGTTACTGCCACTAAATGTATCTCAAGCCTTGGAAATAGCATTGGAACAAAAGGAACTAGACCAAGAACCTGGGGCAG GACTTGATAGTAGTCTGATCCGGACTGGTTCCAGCTGCCAGAACCCAGGATGTGATGCT GTTTACCAAGGCCCTGAGAGTGATGCTACTCCATGTACCTACCACCCAGGAGCACCTCGATTCCATGAGGG GATGAAGTCTTGGAGCTGTTGTGGCATCCAGACTCTGGATTTTGGGGCATTCTTGGCACAGCCAGGATGCAGAGTTGGTAGACATGACTGGGGGAAGCAG CTGCCAGCATCTTGCCGTCATGATTGGCACCAGACAGATTCTTTAGTAGTGGTGACTGTGTATGGCCAGATTCCACTTCCTGCATTCAATTGGGTGAAGGCCAGCCAAACTGAG CTTCATATCCACATTGTCTTTGATGGTAATCGCGTGTTCCAAGCACAGATGAAGCTCTGGGGG GTCATAAACGTGGAGCAGAGCTCTGTCTCCTTGATGCCATCTCGGGTTGAAATTTCCCTGGTCAAGGCTGACCCAGGATCCTGGGCCCAGCTGGAGCACCCTGATGCACTAGCTGAGAAGGCTAGGGCAGGGGTTGTATTAGAGATGGATGAGGAAGAATCTGAGGATTCAGATGATGATCTGAGCTggacagaggaggaggaagaggaagcgaTGGGGGAATAG